DNA sequence from the Octopus bimaculoides isolate UCB-OBI-ISO-001 chromosome 22, ASM119413v2, whole genome shotgun sequence genome:
atacgtagaaatatatttatgtatatatctatgtatacatactcacatacgtacacaaacatacatacatacatacatacacaagcacacacaaacacactcagagaaatacagacacacacacacgcacacacacacacacacacacacacacacacacacacacacacacacacacacacacacacacacacacacacacacacacacacacacacacacacacacacacacatatatatatatatatatatatatatatatatatgtgtgtgtgtgtgtgtgtatgtatgcatgtatgtatgtatgtttgtgtgcagacACGGTATAAGTATCATCACCTTGGTTAATCTGTGTAATTATTATCAAATAGCTTGGTTCTTGTACAACAGAAATATAGAGACCACTCAAATAATAATTGGAGAATATAAGAAATAGGTAATGTTTAAACTATGAACTTTTGGTTGTGAGTTGATATGTAAAAGCGGGTTGAATGGACATTTATTTATATGGTTGTTATTGGTTGGATGGTATTTTTAGGTTGAGAGTAGAAGTTTTCTGAGAGTTGCGTTTGCTTTTGAGGTAATTTTGTGGAAGACCTAACAAACACCCTAACAAACACTAATGTGGCtggctggccgaatcgttagctcAGCGGGCGAAGTACTTTACAGTACTTTGTCCGTCATTACGCTCTGAATAATATCACCACCGAGATCGAATTTGGGCTTCACCCTTACGGGATCGAAGTAAAGAAGTACCAGCAATGTACAGGGGTGGATGTAAGCAAATAGTCCTcttacccaaaatttcaggccttgtgtatcAATCGAAACGATTATTCACCGATGATGTCATCTATATTGTAGCTTAAGGATGTTCTTTTCGCTTTTATGATTGAAACAATTTAAGATTTAAAAAGTTAGGTAAAAGTGCATGACATTCTTCAgttgctttctttcttatattccaTATCATTAGTTGCGCGATGAGAAGAACTCTTGCACTCCTCTACATCGGCGTACTCATTTCATGCGCCTCGTCGCAGAAGCAAGGTAAAtattcaccactaccatcacttcaTAGTAATCTCAGAGGCgatgaaagaagagaagaaagagagagtgagagagagaaggggagattaAGAGAAGCGGGGTGAGTCATTGTTTTTTATGTAGTCAAATGGCGCGAGATTACTCTCTTCAGCAGCATTTTCTATCTTCCATAATATTTTCATGAGGCCCATGCTATTCTTGTGTTCATCTGTATCATACAATAATATGCATTATCGCTCATTTATGAAGTGGTATGGAAAGGTCCCCGGACTAGTTAAAAGGGGCGACAACAGATGGCAGCAAACAGTTGGGCCAGTTACTGACCTTCATTAGGCAGTGTACCGAGAGACATCGTTGTATTTACTCCGCAAGTTTAgaaatttgtgtttatgtgatcacgtgtatgctgtaatCTGCGATATTTGTCGTAGACatgaagttggaacaaagagccaacgtgaaattttgcgttaaacttggaaagtctACTACacagacattgaacatgcttcggcaagcttacgttgaagaggcaatgggtcgtacgcaatgatTCGTGAGGTACGGGTGCTTCAAAAGCGTAAGAACACCCTTCGAAGACGCAGACCGATCTGGAAGACTTGTCACAAGAATCGTAAAGAACTACCTTAATTTCAACACTTCAGATGTAACCCAGGAATAGTTGTCAAACGCGTCTTCATTAGATTATATAATTTGGATATGAAACTAGAATGAatccatttataaaaatatatgcaagtaATGACCGAGTTAAGAAATCCCAGGCCTTTTGGCTTTGCATAATTATTTCAGACGATCTAAGACTTGCTTCGTTCTTTAAACTGTGAATGCGTATGAAAATGCAAATTACGCAGACAAGAAAGATATAGAGAGGCCACAATACCATTAAATAGTTTTCACATTATTCGTACATAGTTTATGGAATGACGATCCAGTTCGGCTCCTAATCCTGGTCAGTTACGTAATGTTGATAAACCATAAAGATgccgaaacatcgatgtccatcgtTCCTGAATCCTGCATAATCTTCAGAGCTATCCCCAATAAACTAGCGTATATATCACCACTTTGAGAACTCGGTAACAGCTCTGGTTATTCAAATATCCGCTGAGACTAGTTGGGtcatttgtatatttctatacacaagAAAACATACTCGAAATCTTTGGATGTTTATATACTTTAAAGTTCTAGGATGTCTTATATCATTTCCAGATCGCAGAATGTCCGATGCTAGGCCAGAAACAGATTATGATCGTTTCGATGGAAGGTAAGAATTATATATTGACAATTGTTTGCGAATGGCATCAGTAATAgtgaaataattatgataattcttttattttttttctatgtgtgtttgtctcagaGAATGTCATAGTAactatctaaaatattttctgaatcagTGAAAGTggaaaatgttttgtaaaattgttgtggaaggattccaatCATCCCACTTGTGACTGAAAATGGACTGAGCCATTGTTATAAATTAAAGATCTGTGAGCGATTGGCAGTTCAGgttggtaagcagttcactgtgagccacGAAAGAGAGCGTTGCGTCTtatgtaatagtagtaatagtgcaTCGTGTAAATACTTCCTTTCTCCAATgcttcgttatattatatatccaatacaaggatataaagGTTGTGATGAGTTGTTCGAagatgtttaaaattattttagtacgAAAACATCGTTTCAACAGAGAGAACTTATTGGTTTTCGTGGTGCaattgcaacagcaacagcagcaaatgcaacagcaactacagcagcagcaacaacagttacaacagcaattacagcagcagcagcagcaactacaacagcaacaacaagaacaccaacaGTTTCaggaattaatgttgaagaagtctgaaaatacttcagatTCGTACCCGCGAGACAGCGTAGCAAATTCGACTGAAGAATTCATTTATAAACCAGAAGAAGGAATTACCTTCTCTGCATATTTACGAAGATACGAAGAATTCTTCAAAGAAGAGCGTGAAAGTTGGTCCGACAAGAAAAAAGTACAAGTAATTTTAAGAATGTTATGTCCTACTGAACGggaaaatatagtaaatatattctaGCGAAGAAACCAGGTGAAATTTGTTTCGGGGAAACAATTAATGTTGAAGTGCTTAATCTTTATTCAAGGGCTTACTGCAAACAAAGATGCAGATATACGTTCCCggatattaaaagaattaaaacaggACCAAAAATTAAAACTGCAGGCAATAGCAGAAGAATGTCAAAGGATAATAAATCTATGACATGACGTAAATAAAACTGAAGGGAAGGATTGCTCTCAGATTCAACCATCTCAGACAAAATACGAACGAGCCTAAAAGAAAATTTGTCTATGTAAAAATGAATAACACAAACGTAAAGTTAGAACTGGATACAGTTTGCGACATCTCAATAGTTAACACAGATACTTGATAAAGATCGGGTGATCTAGATTAATCGAAACTTCGAAAATCGTCCGCGGCGTTTCAGGAAAAAAGTTATATTTTAAGGGCGAATTGATAGGTAGCATTACGTTACGCGAAAAAAATCCTTAAAAGCTAAGGTTTTTGTGTTAAATAATATCACAAATATATTCGGAACTGACTGGATGGAATTATTTAAACCATAGGACCTCCCCATAAATCATTTCTGCAAAAATGTGAATGATTTTTCCTACAGTAGAAATAAGTCATGAGacgaattaataaaaaaatttaaaatatttttcctgaagttctGACTGATAAATTAGGTCTCTGCACCAAAATGAAGGCGCAGTTTCAACGAAAAGAAAACGCCATGCCAGTTTTTAAACAAAACCGAATTGTAGCGATCGCAACGTTAGAACAGATAAAGTTAGAGTTACAGAGACTATAAAAAATTGGAGTTATCAAAACTGGGGAATATAGTCAATAACCATCACCAACTGCGTACgctaagaaaaaacaataataaaagcagaGTGTGTGCTGATTTTCCCACTGGTTTGAACGAATGTCTTAAAACGTGCTACTATCTGCTACCTGCCCCGGAGGATATTCTTGTGAAATTAAATGGTGGCAAGATATTGTCTAAATTCGATCTCTCTGACGCGTACCTATAAATCAGAGTAGAGGATGAATGCTCTAAATACTTAACAATTAACACACATAAAGGGCTGTATAAATTCAACAGGTTACCATTTGGCTTATAAGTAGCACCAGCGATTTTTCAACAGATTATGTATGCAATGTTTGTGGACTGTGAATTCGCAATTCCATATCAGGTGATATTCTCATTAAAAGCAAATCCAGAGATCAACACGTAGAGCTCGTAAAATGTGTATTCGAAAAAATTAGGGATTACTACTTTATTTTAAGTGACGAAATGTGTGAATTTTGTTTACCGAAAGTGAGATATTTAGAACAAATCATTGACAGAAATGGACGTCGACCAGACCCGTGGAGGGCAGACGCAATTAAAAATATGTCCTAACCGACAAATATATCAACGTTACAAGCAGTTTTAGGATTGgtaaattattaccaaaattatattccaaatatgcatAAGGTGAGAGTTCCACTAAATAATCTGctgaaaaaagatatgaaatggaATTGACAGGAAAATTGTCAAAAGTCatttgacgaaaaaaaaaaaaaaaatactcacatCTGATTTGTCGTATGCACACTTTGATCTTGCAGCGGAGAATATTGTAGCTTCAGACGCTTCTGAGTATGGCATAAGAGCAGTAGTGCTACACCAATACAAAGATAGTAACATGAAGGTGATgcacattattcacattatttacatttgacggatacttgtcctcatcttgtttgttgttaacgcaacatttcggctgatataccctccagccttcatcaggtgtcttggggaaatttcgaacctgggttctcattcctaaggtatttttcgatgttattattattattattattattattattattattattattattattattattcgaacccggaatcttggggctagtagcccgcgctcttaagaCCTACGCCATATGTCAATGGGCATAGCCGTTGAATGATAATTCCAGAAGTGGAAGTAATCTAAAAGGTAACATGTTTGCTTGGAGGGCGAACTGATGAATCATTATTGTACTGAAAATTGATCCATTCAAAATCAGTTACATACTTCACATACACTCGTTCGGAAATATTCGTTCTATCTAATATCAATATCGAAGTAAACTTGGAAgtcaagaaaaaattatatatatagctaaagcTAATTCATATTTTTCGGGATTATACTCGCTGTGCAACATAATTGTCTAATTGCAAAATGCAACATGATTGTACAGTAGTGGAAATGATGTTGCAAATAGCAAAATAATTTCTAATCTTAACTTCAAAGCAATCGAAATATCCGATGCCACTACAGATGCTGTGGCAAGTTTGGAAGCAATAAAATATCAACGccaacttaaaaaaataaataaataatcagaaaGTAATCTCACAGAAAAGAAACCACATTTTAGAGAAAACGTATATAAAAGGATATAGATATAATGTAGTTACAATATTCCTGGCGTATTAGGATCGTCCAAATTTCTAATTacgatgtttatgtatttttctgttttctctttttacagAGGCAGATATAAGAGAAATAGTTTGTGTTTGAATTGGCAGATTCCATGTAAACCCAATAAGAACAGTCCAGATAATAATTGCTGTAAAACTCAAGCTTGTGTATGTAACCTCCTATGGCGTGactgtttatgtacacacacagtttcaagaacaaatattgtaatacataattatatatgcttatgtatttgtttgttagcTTCTTGTTTTTATGTGTAGTGTGAACCTGTTCTTTCTACGTGGTTGGAGATTATTCTAATTcacataaaagtaataaaataacaattaaattacaaagtgaaGATGCAAGAATATCTTTGCGTTCATTCGTTGTACAATTGTTCGTATATAAACGTTCGTTGCGTAAATCGTAATAAATACGTTTGCATACAAAAATTCATTGTGTNNNNNNNNNNACTGCCATGAGGcgggaaagtatactagtccttatatatttaatactctaaaTTTAATACTCAACATTTCATATATTcagtaagacattcaatacttcatttcattttactatttatattatatattccatattctatatcctacattaattttataagaatacaaataaaacataaaaaacagacagtgttggaactcttttaaataatatattcctctatacacgatcatataaaacccttttttatattttttattcatatatatatatatatatatatatatatataaggctaagaagggtattggattcaaccaaacccaaagatacaggtaataccgagtaagtgctgtataccggttAGTTTTGCCCCATTCGTTGTATAAACAAGAGTGGGGAATacaacataggtcgtgtattagcgtgtgtatgtataaagatagaaaaggataaagagaacaatggcaaaattagaaatatattttatggataaagtcttacagctatatatatatataaatgcgttgtAGCATGCACGAAACAAAGATTGTTCTTTGAATGTCACGCTCGTTCAATGAGCAACATCATtttgtgaaaaagagaaaaaatttaaGGGACACGTGCAtagtcaaatacatacatacatacatatatggatatatatgtgtgtgtacgtgtgtttgagtTTGGAGAGTTATTTCATCCGGGCGGATACCGCAGTGACTCTCAGCTATGTTCCAGGTTACGGCTAATCACATCGTTTAGTAAGTAACGTCAATTCCTGTGTATTTGAACATTTTGAAAATCAGTATAAAATGTGAAACCGGtgaaagctttaaatatattaataaaaaatattttaaaatattctcagtgcatttaaaactttatttttcctatatatataNNNNNNNNNNNNNNNNNNNNNNNNNNNNNNNNNNNNNNNNNNNNNNNNNNNNNNNNNNNNNNNNNNNNNNNNNNNNNNNNNNNNNNNNNNNNNNNNNNNNNNNNNNNNNNNNNNNNNNNNNNNNNNNNNNNNNNNNNNNNNNNNNNNNNNNNNNNNNNNNNNNNNNNNNNNNNNNNNNNNNNNNNNNNNNNNNNNNNNNNNNNNNNNNNNNNNNNNNNNNNNNNNNNNNNNNNNNNNNNNNNNNNNNNNNNNNNNNNNNNNNNNNNNNNNNNNNNNNNNNNNNNNNNNNNNNNNNNNNNNNNNNNNNNNNNNNNNNNNNNNNNNNNNNNNNNNNNNNNNNNNNNNNNNNNNNNNNNNNNNNNNNNNNNNNNNNNNNNNNNNNNNNNNNNNNNNNNNNNNNNNNNNNNNNNNNNNNNNNNNNNNNNNNNNNNNNNNNNNNNNNNNNNNNNNNNNNNNNNNNNNNNNNNNNNNNNNNNNNNNNNNNNNNNNNNNNNNNNNNNNNNNNNNNNNNNNNNNNNNNNNNNNNNNNNNNNNNNNNNNNNNNNNNNNNNNNNNNNNNNNNNNNNNNNNNNNNNNNNNNNNNNNNNNNNNNNNNNNNNNNNNNNNNNNNNNNNNNNNNNNNNNNNNNNNNNNNNNNNNNNNNNNNNNNNNNNNNNNNNNNNNNNNNNNNNNNNNNNNNNNNNNNNNNNNNNNNNNNNNNNNNNNNNNNNNNNNNNNNNNNNNNNNNNNNNNNNNNNNNNNNNNNNNNNNNNNNNNNNNNNNNNNNNNNNNNNNNNNNNNNNNNNNNNNNNNNNNNNNNNNNNNNNNNNNNNNNNNNNNNNNNNNNNNNNNNNNNNNNNNNNNNNNNNNNNNNNNNNNNNNNNNNNNNNNNNNNNNNNNNNNNNNNNNNNNNNNNNNNNNNNNNNNNNNNNNNNNNNNNNNNNNNNNNNNNNNNNNNNNNNNNNNNNNNNNNNNNNNNNNNNNNNNNNNNNNNNNNNNNNNNNNNNNNNNNNNNNNNNNNNNNNNNNNNNNNNNtatatatatatatatatatgtacagagtatACATAGTGAAACTTTAGATAACCTTGAGTATAAGCATTTAGTGGCTACGTACCTTTCACCATTGCAGGTATTGGTGTTCAGTACTGGATGTTCCAAGTGTATTTTTATGCCTAAGTGCAATGGATGTTTaaggtaataaaatatttatgctaaTGTCGACTACGTATGTCCTCCACATCATAACTAGTAACAGGAAACTAACCACTATATTTGGAACCAAGAGAATAACGATAATTTAAGTGAACATCTCAATCATGAAGTAGATGGCGTACATCAAactatacacacaatatatacgtatatgtatgtatgtatatatatatatatatatatatatatatatatatatatatatatcaaaggagcattccgtcggttacgacgatgagggtcccacctgaaacgatcaacagaacagcttgcccgtgaaattaacgtgcaagtggctgagcactccacagacacgtgtacccttaacatagttctgagggagattcagcgtgacacagagtgtgacacggttggccatttgaattacagctacaactcatttttgccagctgagtggactggaacaacgtgaaataaagtgtcttgctcaacgacacaacgcgtcgccgggaattgaactcatgaacttacaatcgtgagtcgaatgccctaaccactaagccacgtgctttGACGCACGTAAGCACTTAATTGCAAACGAAGGTGGAAAAAATGGTCCTCGAATACTGAAGGGAGagaaatatgctttatttaaaagctgcaaaaacatcacaaaaactgttactcagagattCGCGCTCTCGTTCGtaggacagtatatatatatatatatatatatatatatgtgtgtgtgtgtgtgtgtgtgtatataatatatatacaaacattcacacacagcgTGCAAAGACTCTGCAATGAGCGCACATCACCAGATCCCCTCTGTAAAGGATTCTACCCCCCCTCCAATATCTACTTCAGTACAACCCATATCATCAGCGACAGGTTAGGTTGgtcaaataatagaaataataacatacaaaaaacaGGTATGATATTTAACTATTCATAGAGCGTACTCACGTTTCCACAGATGCCGTTATAACTACATAAAGCTGtacaaacattatataatgtTGCACCTCACTTCATCAGAGTTTcacaataaatacaacaaaagattTATACCATGtagcaggagagagaaagaagcacgAAAATACATGTACGATGCCACACCACCCTCAACTTCATTTAGGTATGaggagaacaaaataaataactactGTAATAGTAGTAACAGTGGTAATACTCGTGTCAAAAGGTCACTGATTCTGTACCTTATTACGACCATAATAGCTATTTTCTGAAACCGATATTTATCGACGTTTGAAATGCAACACATGGCCTTGCGTCGTTGCGCTCTTTTCTTATATGGAAGTCCACACAGCTTGAAGTGTGTCTTGTATTGTATTTCTAATTTACAGTTCTACACCCAGCAAAGTCATTTCAGCCATTTAGTAACTAAACTCTCATAtatctacacgcatatatatacatacaaatatagttataattacatctgtacatacatacatacacacaggcatacgtatactcacacacacacacacacacacacacatacatacacacNNNNNNNNNNNNNNNNNNNNNNNNNNNNNNNNNNNNNNNNNNNNNNNNNNNNNNNNNNNNNNNNNNNNNNNNNNNNNNNNNNNNNNNNNNNNNNNNNNNNNNNNNNNNNNNNNNNNNNNNNNNNNNNNNNNNNNNNNNNNNNNNNNNNNNNNNNNNNNNNNNNNNNNNNNNNNNNNNNNNNNNNNNNNNNNNNNNNNNNNNNNNNNNNNNNNNNNNNNNNNNNNNNNNNNNNNNNNNNNNNNNNNNNNNNNNNNNNNNNNNNNNNNNNNNNNNNNNNNNNNNNNNNNNNNNNNNNNNNNNNNNNNNNNNNNNNNNNNNNNNNNNNNNNNNNNNNNNNNNNNNNNNNNNNNNNNNNNNNNNNNNNNNNNNNNNNNNNNNNNNNNNNNNNNNNNNNNNNNNNNNNNNNNNNNNNNNNNNNNNNNNNNNNNNNNNNNNNNNNNNNNNNNNNNNNNNNNNNNNNNNNNNNNNNNNNNNNNNNNNNNNNNNNNNNNNNNNNNNNNNNNNNNNNNNNNNNNNNNNNNNNNNNNNNNNNNNNNNNNNNNNNNNNNNNNNNNNNNNNNNNNNNNNNNNNNNNNNNNNNNNNNNNNNNNNNNNNNNNNNNNNNNNNNNNNNNNNNNNNNNNNNNNNNNNNNNNNNNNNNNNNN
Encoded proteins:
- the LOC128250515 gene encoding uncharacterized protein LOC128250515 gives rise to the protein MRRTLALLYIGVLISCASSQKQDRRMSDARPETDYDRFDGRGRYKRNSLCLNWQIPCKPNKNSPDNNCCKTQACVCNLLWRDCLCTHTVSRTNIVIHNYICLCICLLASCFYV